Proteins co-encoded in one Lentisphaera araneosa HTCC2155 genomic window:
- a CDS encoding DUF4175 family protein — translation MSQTIDQLNAELESLSKKLRQQLLVKAIFEGLAYFFIGLMIFFLLDRMGDFPIVFRILILLSGIVSILFYLKSKYWLNYTYPYSKEEVSLLVEEKFPQFRSRLISTLQFSKNKPGKMVSADLVGGMMNQTFDMYGDYDFSEIVDAEALKKMLKTFAISLAAIVLMSLIAPHSFPIYLQRFYSQVAYPTNTQFEEITLPAYSIAGEETSITIKMVGELPASGYITISSDENDAEYEIMQSEQAGTYQFDIPAQMADLSLRFKIGDYSSQVYDLPVKKRPAISQLTVEVIPPPYTGIKPFIEQSGNLQVPYGSKLNYSVKSSKELSKFKVTSKIADFNLPQIQGSKDKWDFSLLAENKVNYSFMMLDQDQLLSKGIPEFRLRVKADRAPRIRLIEPSAMRELSPVSRMKLEAEFEDDYQIFSVKVLYTVIDSEYDQDLDFDEFKTWKSFDDINAKNFTLKEIWDNRSIEVEAGKNLKIRLQVTDNAPEPQVSFSQDILVPIISQEELKSRLADEFINSVEPVEDILLKLNDVNRKMDRLGDK, via the coding sequence ATGAGTCAAACAATTGATCAGCTAAATGCTGAGCTCGAAAGCCTCAGTAAAAAGCTTCGTCAGCAACTTTTAGTCAAAGCTATATTCGAGGGCCTTGCTTACTTCTTCATCGGCTTAATGATTTTCTTTCTACTTGATCGCATGGGCGATTTCCCGATTGTCTTTAGAATTCTTATCTTACTATCGGGAATTGTCTCAATTCTTTTTTACCTCAAAAGCAAATACTGGTTAAATTACACTTACCCTTACAGCAAGGAAGAAGTGTCCTTACTCGTTGAAGAGAAGTTCCCGCAATTTCGCAGTCGTCTCATTTCGACGTTGCAGTTTAGTAAAAATAAGCCCGGAAAAATGGTTTCCGCTGACTTAGTTGGCGGAATGATGAATCAGACTTTCGATATGTACGGTGATTATGATTTCTCTGAGATTGTCGATGCTGAAGCCCTAAAGAAAATGCTTAAAACTTTTGCTATTTCTTTAGCCGCTATCGTGCTTATGAGTCTTATAGCGCCACATTCTTTCCCTATTTATCTTCAGCGTTTTTATTCGCAAGTGGCTTACCCAACCAACACTCAGTTTGAAGAGATCACTTTGCCTGCATACTCCATTGCGGGTGAAGAAACTTCGATCACCATTAAAATGGTCGGAGAGCTTCCAGCGTCGGGATACATCACTATTTCAAGTGATGAAAACGATGCGGAATACGAAATCATGCAGTCTGAGCAAGCAGGAACTTATCAATTCGATATACCTGCGCAAATGGCTGATTTATCACTGCGCTTTAAGATTGGCGATTACTCCAGCCAAGTTTATGACTTGCCCGTAAAGAAGCGCCCGGCCATTTCTCAGTTAACAGTTGAGGTGATTCCTCCTCCTTATACAGGCATAAAACCCTTTATTGAGCAGTCCGGCAACCTTCAGGTGCCCTATGGCTCAAAACTCAACTACTCGGTAAAGTCCAGTAAAGAGCTCAGTAAATTTAAAGTGACTTCGAAAATAGCTGATTTTAACCTACCGCAAATTCAGGGTAGTAAAGATAAGTGGGATTTCAGTTTGCTTGCGGAAAACAAAGTCAATTATTCATTTATGATGCTAGACCAAGATCAGCTCTTGAGTAAAGGAATCCCTGAATTTCGCTTGCGAGTCAAAGCCGATAGAGCTCCGCGAATTCGCTTAATAGAGCCCTCAGCAATGCGAGAACTTTCTCCCGTCAGTCGCATGAAACTTGAAGCTGAATTTGAAGATGATTACCAAATATTTTCAGTAAAAGTTCTCTACACGGTTATTGATAGTGAATATGATCAGGACCTGGATTTTGACGAATTTAAAACTTGGAAGAGCTTTGATGACATCAATGCCAAAAACTTCACGCTCAAAGAAATCTGGGATAATCGATCTATCGAAGTCGAAGCGGGTAAAAACCTCAAGATTCGACTTCAGGTGACAGATAATGCACCTGAGCCGCAAGTCAGTTTCTCTCAGGATATTTTAGTTCCCATTATTTCTCAGGAAGAACTAAAAAGCCGACTCGCTGACGAGTTTATTAACTCAGTTGAGCCTGTCGAAGATATTTTACTTAAATTAAATGATGTAAACCGCAAAATGGATAGACTAGGAGATAAATAA
- a CDS encoding vWA domain-containing protein: MNSLLKLFYANDNTESISSYELTLAGGLPSWLFVLLTSALLAYAFVTYLKESPQMSKKLRVTLSLIRFSVGFLLLLLFLQPTVKMDTQESSRTVLPVLIDVSSSMSITETKSSDDYLRQMAEACGLRKDEVSKLQRIDLVKAILNNQELNLINKLQDKYSVKLYIFDQQTRQLKIDEELIELPQAKGEATSLSSAVRYVEQSLRGLPLADIILFTDGVHNKGSSPQEMAAELKSRNVRLFPVGIGMPENIDVRVESIVMDDLLFVDDEVEVKVNFAASGIEDGILPVQLKMGSKIVRSKNVEFRNGRFSERFVIKPDQKGDFNFSVELEQYPDEFFMDNNIQNKQIKVIDSEIRVLLAVQNPSWEYRYLKGMLDSDKRFKTKVFIRTGDSSRSSQDDQFLDAFPVDNLEETDIIILNNLERDYFSFDDMNKLQDFVAKQGGSLLMISASSGTPSSYVGTPIEEMLPVTISKVQESDELDTKRSRNRPFKLDLTPEGRDSIITRLVPLAEENVKVWQKLPSQHWYYKGIKRLKPGATALVKHGSVKNEYGSIPLMSYHRCGDGQVLFLGFNSVWRWRYKVGSLYTDRFWSQTIHHMGLNHLLGTSKGVHFQTSKRDYSAGEKIPLSVKIVGNALRSGDEKSVEILAVELESGEEKNFKLAHSGSKGSYAGQIVLPEGAWDLQLDDEKHRLSVSKSQLEFERVSMDKTGLTELANLSDGQFIEIADLDQIPELMLEKPRTRSVILEKSLWDNFIFILLVSLLTAAEWLLRKKENLP; encoded by the coding sequence TTGAATAGCTTACTAAAATTATTCTACGCTAATGACAATACTGAAAGCATTAGCTCTTACGAACTTACCCTAGCGGGTGGATTACCTTCATGGCTCTTTGTTTTACTTACATCGGCACTTCTCGCATATGCCTTTGTGACTTATCTCAAAGAAAGTCCACAGATGAGTAAAAAGCTCAGAGTTACACTTTCCTTAATTCGTTTCAGCGTTGGTTTTCTTCTACTGCTATTATTCTTACAGCCTACAGTGAAAATGGATACACAGGAAAGTAGTCGTACGGTTCTTCCAGTGCTTATCGATGTTTCCAGCAGTATGAGCATTACTGAAACTAAAAGCAGCGATGATTACTTACGCCAAATGGCCGAAGCTTGCGGACTCCGCAAAGATGAAGTTTCCAAACTTCAGAGGATCGATCTCGTTAAAGCCATACTCAATAATCAGGAACTAAATTTAATCAATAAACTTCAGGACAAGTACAGTGTTAAGCTTTACATCTTTGATCAGCAGACTCGTCAGCTCAAAATTGATGAAGAACTTATCGAACTGCCGCAAGCTAAAGGTGAAGCTACATCTCTAAGTTCTGCCGTGCGCTACGTCGAACAAAGCCTTCGTGGTCTTCCCCTCGCGGATATCATTCTTTTTACGGATGGTGTTCATAATAAAGGAAGTTCACCACAGGAAATGGCTGCTGAACTTAAGAGTAGAAACGTACGCCTTTTTCCGGTTGGTATTGGTATGCCGGAAAATATTGATGTGCGAGTCGAGAGCATCGTTATGGACGACCTACTTTTTGTCGATGATGAAGTGGAAGTTAAAGTCAATTTTGCCGCAAGTGGTATAGAGGATGGTATCTTACCAGTTCAACTCAAAATGGGTTCCAAAATTGTTCGATCAAAGAATGTAGAATTCCGCAATGGACGCTTCAGCGAACGTTTTGTGATTAAGCCTGATCAAAAAGGAGATTTTAATTTCTCTGTAGAACTGGAGCAGTACCCGGATGAATTCTTTATGGATAACAACATCCAGAATAAACAAATAAAAGTGATTGATTCCGAAATCCGCGTTCTTCTAGCCGTTCAAAATCCAAGTTGGGAATATCGCTACCTCAAAGGGATGCTCGATAGCGATAAACGCTTTAAAACAAAAGTTTTTATCCGTACAGGTGATAGCAGTCGCAGCTCGCAAGACGATCAGTTCCTGGATGCTTTCCCAGTGGACAATTTAGAGGAAACGGACATTATTATTCTCAATAATCTCGAGCGCGATTATTTCAGCTTTGACGACATGAATAAGCTTCAGGACTTTGTTGCAAAGCAGGGCGGTTCATTACTTATGATCAGTGCTTCCAGTGGTACGCCATCTTCTTATGTTGGGACGCCTATTGAAGAAATGCTGCCGGTAACTATTAGCAAAGTTCAGGAAAGTGATGAGCTGGATACTAAGCGCAGTAGAAATCGGCCCTTTAAACTCGACTTAACTCCAGAAGGTCGCGATAGCATTATTACCCGCCTTGTTCCGCTTGCAGAAGAAAACGTTAAGGTATGGCAAAAGCTTCCAAGTCAGCACTGGTACTACAAAGGTATTAAACGCCTTAAGCCCGGGGCAACAGCCCTGGTTAAACACGGGAGTGTAAAAAATGAGTATGGTTCAATTCCGCTCATGTCTTATCACCGCTGTGGTGATGGTCAGGTGTTATTTCTGGGTTTCAATTCTGTCTGGCGCTGGCGTTATAAAGTTGGTTCCCTCTACACGGACCGTTTCTGGTCTCAGACAATTCACCACATGGGTTTAAATCACCTTCTAGGAACTAGTAAAGGAGTGCATTTTCAGACTTCCAAACGCGATTATTCAGCGGGTGAAAAAATACCTCTCAGCGTGAAAATTGTTGGTAATGCCCTAAGAAGTGGAGATGAAAAATCTGTTGAAATTTTAGCGGTCGAATTGGAAAGTGGTGAAGAGAAAAACTTTAAACTGGCTCACAGTGGAAGTAAGGGGAGTTATGCCGGTCAAATCGTTCTTCCAGAAGGTGCCTGGGACCTGCAACTTGATGATGAAAAGCACCGTTTGAGTGTAAGTAAATCACAGCTTGAATTTGAACGTGTTTCCATGGATAAGACAGGACTCACGGAATTAGCCAATTTATCTGATGGGCAATTTATTGAAATTGCTGACCTGGATCAAATTCCCGAACTCATGCTAGAAAAACCTCGTACGAGAAGTGTGATCTTAGAAAAGAGTCTATGGGATAACTTCATATTCATTTTACTCGTAAGTTTACTGACAGCGGCTGAATGGCTGTTGAGAAAAAAGGAGAATTTACCATGA